AGTATTCTCTTGTTTAGCAGGTTCTTGCTTAGTATTTTCTTGTTTAGTTTGTTCTTGTGGTTTGTTTTCTTCTTGTTTAGTAGTTTGTTTACTAGCTATAAATTGGTCATAATCCCCTTTTTTCACTTCACAAGGTAAGCCATCGTTGTCACGGTCTAGATCGTGAGGATCGTTAGTTGCGCTATATCCATTGCTATGCCAGAACTCCATAACTTCTTGTTTGTTGTTGAAGTGACCGCAGTTCTTATCGTTTGGATTTTTTGCTGCAAATGCAGAAGAACTGTACCCCACAGTTAAAAGTGTGAACGCTGTTGCTGAAACTAATAATTTTTTCATGAATTTCTCCCTTTTCCCAATATTATGTAGTACATTGAAATATTTTACATTCTAATATTTAAAAATACAATAGAAAAAATTAAGAAATGTAAGATTTTTTAAAAAATATATTTTTGTAACGTCATACGGTAACAATTGTCTCTAAACGTAAAATTTCTCGAAAATGTCTTCAGGAACGACTAAGTATATGGAAAGCTCCGCAAATCCAATGGATCCAGTAGAGAAGTTAAACGGTTTAACATCGGGATTCCAAGGTGCATTTACACTTGGGTTAATCTTTATCGTTATTGCTTTTATCGTATCTTTGTTCTTAAAAGAAGAGAAAGAGGGAGTAAAGGCAGCGGGGGTTTTACAGAACGAAAATTAAGGTTCATATAAAAAAGACATCTTTACGAGATGTCTTTTTACATTTCTTTCGTAATATCATACTGCAATAATTGCCGCTGATCATAAAATTTTTCAAAAATAATGCCCATTACGTAGAAGAACAACAGACCGAAGCAAATGTGAATGAGCGTAAAGGTAGCTCCGAATGAAGAAAATTCATACACCATAATTGGTAATTTCGCAGTTGTCCAAACGCCTAAGAAAAATACGATGTATCTAATGCTTGCGCCTTTTTTTAATAGTAGTGCTGCAATCGGAAAGGCAACATAGAGGGGACCAGCTGCAATTCCGCCTAATAATAGAGAAAATAAGATGCCATATATGCCGGACTTTTCTCCCATATATTTCATTAGCGTTTCTTTCTTCACCCACTGATCAAGTAACCCTACAAATACTAGGACAGGGGGGAGTAGAAACAGCATATCTAAAATGCTATTCCCTGTTAATTGTAATGCGCTCCATCCTAAAGATTGGTTTATAAAAGTTAATAAGAGGAGCCCAAACAGTAATATGAAAAAGAAGCGATATCTTTTTAGTTCCTTCATACCATCACCACCCAAATGATATATGAGAATAGGAGTGACATGAGTAATGCAGATGCATTACGAGCGTAAGCAAAGCTTCGTCCGAATATCTTTTGTTCCATTGGCAAGGTTGTCATTCCTACTGACATTAATGTAGACATGAGTGCCGCAACTTGAGGAAGGCCTGCGCCGTGCTGTATTAACGTATTACCAAGTGGGAACACGACAAAGCTTGGAATAAGTGCCACAGATCCGAGTATTGCTGAATAAATAATACCTAAAAATCCGGACTGTTCTCCAATGATAGAAGAGATGAAGGACGGTGTTAAGATAGAAAGTGATAGTCCGACGAAAAGCATAATGGAGAGCATGGCAGGGAGGAGGTTTCGAAATGTTTTCCATGATTTTAATAGGGCAGCTTTCGTTTTATTCCGATCCTTCATAAAAGAAATCCCCGTAAGAACAATGGCCAAAGTGTAAAGGATAGCGCCATTAATCATGATAAGATTCCTTTAAGTCTTTATATTTGTCTAAGAAAAATGATAAGTTTTTCATTTTTTCCTCAATATCCATTTGAAAATCTGCTAATTGTTCTTTTCCGGCTGTAGTAATTTTGTACATCTTTCTCGGCTTATCTGGAACTGATGTACTTACATAAGATTCAATAGCACCTTCGTTTTCTAATTTCTTCAGCGTGCGGTAAAGGATGGCACTATCGATTGGATTGACCGGAAGTTCTTCTTCACATTTCTGAAGTAGTTGCCCGCCATAGTTATCACCTTCTGCTAAAAATAACAAAAGAAATGCACCTGTGTGTCTTCCTGTATGTTTCATGAATATACCTCCTAGAATGAATTGGAATATATACTGTTAATGACAGTATACTGTTGTTAACAGTATATGGTGCATGAAGTGCT
This Bacillus mycoides DNA region includes the following protein-coding sequences:
- a CDS encoding permease translates to MKELKRYRFFFILLFGLLLLTFINQSLGWSALQLTGNSILDMLFLLPPVLVFVGLLDQWVKKETLMKYMGEKSGIYGILFSLLLGGIAAGPLYVAFPIAALLLKKGASIRYIVFFLGVWTTAKLPIMVYEFSSFGATFTLIHICFGLLFFYVMGIIFEKFYDQRQLLQYDITKEM
- a CDS encoding PadR family transcriptional regulator: MKHTGRHTGAFLLLFLAEGDNYGGQLLQKCEEELPVNPIDSAILYRTLKKLENEGAIESYVSTSVPDKPRKMYKITTAGKEQLADFQMDIEEKMKNLSFFLDKYKDLKESYHD
- a CDS encoding excalibur calcium-binding domain-containing protein, which translates into the protein MKKLLVSATAFTLLTVGYSSSAFAAKNPNDKNCGHFNNKQEVMEFWHSNGYSATNDPHDLDRDNDGLPCEVKKGDYDQFIASKQTTKQEENKPQEQTKQENTKQEPAKQENTKQEPAKQENKKQEQTKTQTTAKETKKDTNTAVKTENKKQGEKLPNTASNGVTMMLASLGLAAIGSVLMFRRKKTNA